The nucleotide window GATTTATGTTTAAATTGCGGGTTCAAAAGTATTAAACCAAATCTAGTTTTTTCTTCATCTGAATTCCTAATTTTGACTTAATCAATATCATTAAAACAATGTTTGAATGCTGTGCCCATGCAAACGACAGTCTGCAATGAGCTATATGGTTTATGAATAGAACGCATCAATTCGCCACTTAAGCGGTGATGCAGAAGAAGTACATAAAtagctatattttttttgtttaatttcttttgcaTGTTCCGTGACCAGTTCTGTATTTCTCTACTGATTATTCGATCCATCAGTTTGTATCTGACTTTCTCTGTAAAtattatcaacaaaaaaaaaaggtttgctCAGACGATGGAAAGCGGTTTCTCGTTGGCGGAGAGagaagaagtagaagataaCAAAAATGAGAAATCTGCAGGGACAATGATGAAGAAAGTGAGTTACATGGCTGCTCCAATGGTGGCAGTTTATCTTTCTCAGTATCTCCTTCAAGTTATCTCCATGATTATGGCCGGTCACTTGGACGAGCTCTCTCTCTCCAGCGTCGCTATTGCCACTTCTCTTACCAACGTCACTGGCTTCAGCCTCCTCGTAAGATATTCCTCTCTGTGTTCCTGCATCTCTctcactctttctctctctctaacttgACTTCAGGGCTGGATCTGGACATAGTCCAGGGAAGCATTGGCTTTGGTCCCTAAAATTTTTTGTATAGACATAagttttaaagaaatatttatagCCTTCAAAAATCACATATCTGGCCTTGCTTGACTTCGATCATTAGGTAGGATTTTCAGGTGCTTTAGAGACATTGTGTGGTCAAGCTTTTGGAGCAGAGCAGTTTAGAAAGATTGGTTCATACACTTACAGCTCAATGATATGTCTTGTCTTGATTTGTTTCCCAATCTCTCTTCTTTGGGTTTACATGGACAAACTCTTGGAGCTTTTCCACCAAGATCCTCTCATCTCTGAGTTAGCTTGTAGATACTCCATCTGGCTCATACCGGCTTTATTCGGATGCGCTCTTCTTCAGCCTATGACTCGCTATTTCCAGTCACAAGGATTGGTTCTTCCTCTCTTCTTGAGCTCTTTCGGAACTCTCTGTTTTCACATTCCCCTTTGTTGGCTTCTTGTCTATAAACTGAGATTTGGAATCGTCGGCGCCGCTTTGTCCATCGGTTTTTCGCTTTGGTTAAACGTAGCTTTGCTCTGGGTTTTTATGAGAGACTCTGCTCTGTATCGCGAAACTAGTAATCTTCAGGTGGAAGAAATCTTCTCGAGCATGAAGCAGTTCATCTCTCTTGCGATTCCCACTGCAATGATGACTTGGTAACTATGTTTTCTCTGTTtcttgattctgattttcaacTGATGCTTAATTCTTGTATCTCTTTTGGGGTGTAATTAAAGCCTAGAATGGTGGTCATTTGAGCTTCTGTTACTATTGTCTGGACTCTTACCCAACTCAAAACTTGAAACATCGGTGATGTCCATATGGTATGTGCATATATCCCTTTGTATAATATTATACAGATGACCACAGGTCATTAACTCAACTAGAAAGGAACAATGACTATTGTATCAGAGATCCAAAGTTCCAgtgaaactaatattacatgatGTGGTTTCCACCTGAAGAATTACGGTTTCgacctaaaatatttatatatatacaaatgaccattgtttaaatatttaactaataTGTGCAACTTTAGTACTTTACTCACTTTATGTCTTCCTTGAACAGCCTCACAACTTCACTTCTGCATTATGTTTTCGTGGATGCAATAGGTGCAGCCGCAAGGTATAGTAACATTACCAATTGTTCATAAGAATATAATTCTTTATGAAAATTCTTCTTAACCATTGTCTTGTTTATATAGCACACATGTCTCAAACGAGCTAGGAGCTGGAAACCCTAAGGCAGCTCGAGCAGCGGCTAATGCTGCACTTTACCTTGGCGCTTTTGATGCTTCCTTTGTATGCATCACTCTTTACAGTTATCGAAAACAATGGGCCTATATCTTTAGCAATGAGGAAGAGGTCGCTAACTATGCAACAGAAATAACACCGATTCTCTGCCTATCAATTTTTGTCTGCAGCTTTACCTCCGTGCTCTCAGGTAAGCAAAAGTCATATCAAATGGAAAAACCATATGCTGAAATGATAGCTTTTGTGATTGTATTTGTTACTTGAAAGCCAAGAAACTAAACGTATATGTTCTTCGCGAACACTGCAATTCATCATTAACCTTAGGGATTGCTAGAGGAGTAGGGTGGCAAAGTATAGCAGGATATGCAAGCATAGGATCATATTATCTAGTTGGTATACCGGTTGGTTCAATCTTATGTTTTGTTGCGAAATTGAGAGGAAGAGGACTTTGGATTGGTATTTTGATAGGCTGCTTTGTCCAAACGATGGTTCTTGCTAATGTCACTTTTTTCACCAATTGGGAGCAAGAGGTTTGTATACCTTTCCTTCTCTAGTTACTTATCTTCATCATTCTCTTATAATTAAAGTTAATTTTTTCTCCATTGGGCTCCAGGCAACAAAGGTGAGAGACAGAGTACTGGAGATGACACCAAAAGGAAATGACGAAACAGAAGTCATAAAAGAGGATGCGCAAGTTTTACTAAGTGACATTTCAGAAAATGTGTAACCCCATTTGCATTTGTTTCTAGTTCACAGAAGCATTTGTTTATGAATCAAATTAGAATATGTTTCTTCAACTGACTATCGACAAGAGATTAAATGATAAACTGGAATCTGGGACAATAAACATAAAGGAGTGTTAGACAACTTCGGCTCATAAATGTTTCTCATTTTGATTGCCTCAAATCTTCCTTATATGTACCTGTTCTAGACAAGTATATATATCATCTATGGAGAGAAACACAACATTGACCTTGAAAAAACCTtgatatttgaaaaaattagACGTAAAAGCAAGTCCAAGCACAAACAAACAGTCTTATAGTGATATTTGCTTCGAACTAGGGTTTGCAGGTAGTCAAGGCTAGATAGGTGATAACTGGTAAACCTTAAGTTACTTGAAAATCAAGAAACATCTCTGACCCAAAAAGGCTGGAATAATGGTGACTGGAAAGAAgactttatattttaataagtcAGGTTTGTATCAACTGTCCGACAATAACTGAGATTCTACTAAGCGTTCTAGTATTATATTCAGACCACTAGGGTctttgtttaattttgttttgcatGTTCTGTATTTCTCTACTGATTATTCGATCCATCAGTTTGTATTGACTTTCCCTGTAACCATtatcaacaacaaaataaaaaagtttgcTCGGACGATGGAAAGCGGTTTCTCCTTGGCACAGAGAGAAGAAggaaattacaaaaatgagaaatctgcagggatgatgatgaagaaagtGAGCTACATGGCTGCTCCAATGGTGGCAGTTTCTGTTTCTACGTATCTCCTTCAAGTTATCTCCATGGTTATGGTCGGTCACTTAGACGAGCTCTCTCTCTCCAGCGTCGCCATCGCCACTTCTCTTACCAACGTCACTGGCTTCAGCCTCCTCGTAAGATattcctctctctttctctttttcatCTAACTTGACTATAGGCCCGGATCTCGGCATAACCGAGAGAAACATTGGTCTTGACTgacaatttttttaagttttttacatAGATAGATGCTCCCaaataatgaaacaaaaaaaaattattaagatttttaaaaatgtttattaccCTCAAAATTTTATATCCAGCTTTGCTTGACTTCCGATCAGTAGGTTGGGTTTTCAGGTGCGTTAGAGACATTGTGTGGTCAAGCTTTTGGAGCAGAGCAATACAGAAAGATTGGTTCATACACTTACAGCTCAATGATATGTCTTGTCTTGATTTGTTTCCCAATCTCTCTTCTTTGGGTTAACATGGACAAACTCTTCGAGCTTTTCCACCAAGATCCTTTCATCTCTGAGTTAGCTTGTAGATACTCCATCTGGCTCATACCGGCTTTATTCGGATGCGCTCTTCTTCAGCCTATGACTCGCTATTTCCAGTCACAAGGATTGGTTCTTCCTCTCTTCTTGAGCTCTTTTGGAGCTCTCTGTTTCCACATTCCCTTTTGTTGGCTTCTTATCTATAAACTTAGATATGGAATCGTTGGTGCCGCTTTGTCCATCGGTGTTTCGCTTTGGTTAAACGTAGCTGTGCTTTGGGTTTTTATGAGAGACTCTGCTCTGTATCGTGAAACTAGGAATCTTGAGCTGCAAGAAATCTTCTCGAGCATGAAGCAGTTCATCTCTCTAGCGATTCCCTCTGCAATGATGATTTGGTAACTAAGTTTTCTCTGTTtcttgattctgattttcaacTGATGCTTAATTCTTGTATCTCTTTTGGGGTGTAATTAAAGCCTAGAATGGTGGTCATTTGAGCTTCTGCTACTATTGTCTGGACTCTTACCCAACTCAAAACTCGAAACATCGGTGATGTCCATATGGTATGTGCATATATCCCTTTGTATATATTATACAAATGATCCATATGTCACTTACATTAATGATCCAAAAATATGTGATTAGATCCAAGATAAATGAACGAAAGatgcattatttaaaaattcgtGTTAGGATATCCAAGATCTAATACTACATCGGCTAAAATGCATCATTTGTtacaatttaaattttcaataacGTTTAACCAGTAATaattcaattaatattttaagtttaCAATTTCTTTATAGAAAACatacattttttaattaatatgtcTCCTTGAGCAGCCTCACAACTTC belongs to Brassica rapa cultivar Chiifu-401-42 chromosome A07, CAAS_Brap_v3.01, whole genome shotgun sequence and includes:
- the LOC103831128 gene encoding protein DETOXIFICATION 8-like isoform X2; amino-acid sequence: MESGFSLAEREEVEDNKNEKSAGTMMKKVSYMAAPMVAVYLSQYLLQVISMIMAGHLDELSLSSVAIATSLTNVTGFSLLVGFSGALETLCGQAFGAEQFRKIGSYTYSSMICLVLICFPISLLWVYMDKLLELFHQDPLISELACRYSIWLIPALFGCALLQPMTRYFQSQGLVLPLFLSSFGTLCFHIPLCWLLVYKLRFGIVGAALSIGFSLWLNVALLWVFMRDSALYRETSNLQVEEIFSSMKQFISLAIPTAMMTCLEWWSFELLLLLSGLLPNSKLETSVMSICLTTSLLHYVFVDAIGAAASTHVSNELGAGNPKAARAAANAALYLGAFDASFVCITLYSYRKQWAYIFSNEEEVANYATEITPILCLSIFVCSFTSVLSGIARGVGWQSIAGYASIGSYYLVGIPVGSILCFVAKLRGRGLWIGILIGCFVQTMVLANVTFFTNWEQEATKVRDRVLEMTPKGNDETEVIKEDAQVLLSDISENV
- the LOC103831129 gene encoding protein DETOXIFICATION 7-like encodes the protein MESGFSLAQREEGNYKNEKSAGMMMKKVSYMAAPMVAVSVSTYLLQVISMVMVGHLDELSLSSVAIATSLTNVTGFSLLVGFSGALETLCGQAFGAEQYRKIGSYTYSSMICLVLICFPISLLWVNMDKLFELFHQDPFISELACRYSIWLIPALFGCALLQPMTRYFQSQGLVLPLFLSSFGALCFHIPFCWLLIYKLRYGIVGAALSIGVSLWLNVAVLWVFMRDSALYRETRNLELQEIFSSMKQFISLAIPSAMMICLEWWSFELLLLLSGLLPNSKLETSVMSICLTTSGLHYVLVDAIGAAASTHVSNELGAGNPKAARAAANAALYLGAFDASFVCITLYSYRKTWAYIFSNEVEVAHYATKLTPILCLSIFICSSTAVLSGIARGAGWQRIAGYASIGSYYLVGIPVGSVLCFVAKLRGRGLWIGILLGCFSQTMVLALVTFFTNWEQEATKARDRVLEMTPKGNQETEIIKEDAQVLLSNISENV
- the LOC103831128 gene encoding protein DETOXIFICATION 8-like isoform X1, whose amino-acid sequence is MFRDQFCISLLIIRSISLYLTFSVNIINKKKRFAQTMESGFSLAEREEVEDNKNEKSAGTMMKKVSYMAAPMVAVYLSQYLLQVISMIMAGHLDELSLSSVAIATSLTNVTGFSLLVGFSGALETLCGQAFGAEQFRKIGSYTYSSMICLVLICFPISLLWVYMDKLLELFHQDPLISELACRYSIWLIPALFGCALLQPMTRYFQSQGLVLPLFLSSFGTLCFHIPLCWLLVYKLRFGIVGAALSIGFSLWLNVALLWVFMRDSALYRETSNLQVEEIFSSMKQFISLAIPTAMMTCLEWWSFELLLLLSGLLPNSKLETSVMSICLTTSLLHYVFVDAIGAAASTHVSNELGAGNPKAARAAANAALYLGAFDASFVCITLYSYRKQWAYIFSNEEEVANYATEITPILCLSIFVCSFTSVLSGIARGVGWQSIAGYASIGSYYLVGIPVGSILCFVAKLRGRGLWIGILIGCFVQTMVLANVTFFTNWEQEATKVRDRVLEMTPKGNDETEVIKEDAQVLLSDISENV
- the LOC103831128 gene encoding protein DETOXIFICATION 7-like isoform X3; its protein translation is MFRDQFCISLLIIRSISLYLTFSVNIINKKKRFAQTMESGFSLAEREEVEDNKNEKSAGTMMKKVSYMAAPMVAVYLSQYLLQVISMIMAGHLDELSLSSVAIATSLTNVTGFSLLVGFSGALETLCGQAFGAEQFRKIGSYTYSSMICLVLICFPISLLWVYMDKLLELFHQDPLISELACRYSIWLIPALFGCALLQPMTRYFQSQGLVLPLFLSSFGTLCFHIPLCWLLVYKLRFGIVGAALSIGFSLWLNVALLWVFMRDSALYRETSNLQVEEIFSSMKQFISLAIPTAMMTCLEWWSFELLLLLSGLLPNSKLETSVMSICLTTSLLHYVFVDAIGAAASTHVSNELGAGNPKAARAAANAALYLGAFDASFVCITLYSYRKQWAYIFSNEEEVANYATEITPILCLSIFVCSFTSVLSGCFVQTMVLANVTFFTNWEQEATKVRDRVLEMTPKGNDETEVIKEDAQVLLSDISENV